In Candidatus Moanabacter tarae, the genomic stretch TTAACAAGGTGCTCAAAGCCGTGTCCAACCATCAATACAGGTGAACCTTCGACAGGAAGTAGTATCAGGAAATAGAAGTGATAGGCATCCCAAGCACCGTCTCTTAAACCTGCGAAATAGCGTAAGTTTGAACGATTGGTAAGGAGCAGGGCATCCATACCCTTATCCCTTAATATCCGCTGAATCCGCTCGTATCGTTGCCCATATTCAGTTCGCGGAAAATCAGGAAATGCCAGTTTCTTCATTTATCCTTCCCTATTAGTGACTTTCTAATATGCCTCGAGATGAGTATTTCGCTGATAATCTTAAAGCAAATCAAGTCGGGTCAGGCCTTTTATCGAAGCATTCATTAGGAGTTTGTCTTCATATCACAGGGCATTCTAGTATTTCCCCATTTGGCGGGATTGCGATCAATCCACGTGCAAAGCTGATTTCTTCACAGAACATTTGTGAAGGAAACAATCATGCTTGCTCAAAGTACCCTGTGTTTTCCAAATTTTTACGCAGCTGGATCTTCTCGTCATCTTCCAGCTCACGAAGAGGTGTCCTCGGCACTCCGCATTCAAGCCCTATCCAAGCCATCATCTGCTTTGCAGCGGCTATCAGGTTAAAATTCAATAATATGGAGATGCACTTATTGATCTTCTTCTGCAACTCAGCGGCCTCAGCCATATTTCCACCCTGAACAGCATCCCAAAGTTGAACAAACCAACGAGGCATCAGATTATAGGTCAACCCAATCCCTCCACAAGCTCCCGCAATCAGTCCCCCTAATAATACGGTATCCTCGCCATTAAAAAGGGTGGCCTCAGGTCGCTGAGCAATGAACTTTCCGATTGCAAATAGATCTCCGGTAGAATCCTTCATTCCGATTATTTCGTCGATATTGAGTAGGTCTTCATAAAGTTTCGTGGTCATCGTCACCCCAGTGCGGGCAGGAATATTGTAGATTAACAGTGGAAGAGCCGCTGCTTCCGCTAGTTTTCTGTAGTAATGTACAATCTCCTTTTCATCGGGTGTGTAAAAATAAGCTGGCGGTAATGCCGAAATAGCGTCCACTCCAGCATTCCGCGCATCTTCTGCTCGGCCCAGAGCACCATCCGTTTGGAATGCACCAACATGACTAATTACCGGAACCTTGCCCCCTACTTCGTCAATCACAGTCTCAACGACTGCTCTATGTTCCTCCCGCTTCAGGAGCAGTCCCTCTCCCGTTCCACCGCAAAGATAAAATCCATGCACACCCGCTCTCAACTGGTAGCCGATAACCTTACGCATTGCCACCGGATCGAAGGTGCCGCTCTTGCCATAGGGTGTTACAGTAGCTGGGAATATACCACGAAGATTACTCATTTGTTAGGACGATTAGATTACATTGCATTTATGTCAATTCGTCCCCTCCCTCTGAGCTGAATACCAATCTTTCTGCACCTGTTCCAGATCAATTTGAGTCAACCTAAATTGGAGCGATTGGTTCACCTATTCTAGGTGAAAGATGAATCCATGGACAGAATAAAGTGTGCTGATTACTGAATTTGTTTGTCTGGATCGACTTCAAAAAAAGGGTTTGCTGCACCTTTCTGGGCCTCGTATATTCCTGTAGAACCGGCCGGGGGTGGCAGCGGAATGCGAACCGGAACTTTTTCAAGACGTGGTTCAACCGTTGGATTTCCGGCTATCATCCGAGCATTGTAGGTTTCCAAATTAGGGATGAGTGGTTTAGTATAAGTACCACAAAGTGGCCAGGCGTCGGCGGCAGTGAGTTCATAGTAAAGCACTCGTCGGGAACGCTGTGAGCGATTGATGTCTGATCCGTGCACGATACGAGCGGGAAAGAGAACGAGAGACCCACTAGGAGCAGTCAGTTGTAC encodes the following:
- the nanA gene encoding N-acetylneuraminate lyase, producing the protein MSNLRGIFPATVTPYGKSGTFDPVAMRKVIGYQLRAGVHGFYLCGGTGEGLLLKREEHRAVVETVIDEVGGKVPVISHVGAFQTDGALGRAEDARNAGVDAISALPPAYFYTPDEKEIVHYYRKLAEAAALPLLIYNIPARTGVTMTTKLYEDLLNIDEIIGMKDSTGDLFAIGKFIAQRPEATLFNGEDTVLLGGLIAGACGGIGLTYNLMPRWFVQLWDAVQGGNMAEAAELQKKINKCISILLNFNLIAAAKQMMAWIGLECGVPRTPLRELEDDEKIQLRKNLENTGYFEQA